The following proteins come from a genomic window of Candidatus Dependentiae bacterium:
- a CDS encoding translation initiation factor IF-2, whose product MRIYELAKQMGLSSKDLIQLLEKAGFSPYLHISVLKEDALLYLQDHFNKSKNSNITQDDIEQKKLKDNKIKTTQTGLEKKPKSKKALVESSLIEEKKEPEPKKTLVKEQPLKIQPISPIQQPVVKKTVEFQKEEKHSVFPEKKKMLTDIIIDKDMPLFEAADLMGKLSGDLILSLMKKGMVYNRNFVLSADLIASLAKEFGLNVVLKNKFDSAQFSLKSEIKESNDSVNRWPIVVVMGHVDHGKTTLLDFIRKTRVAAKEKGGITQHLGAYEVDSAHGKVVFLDTPGHAAFSHMRSRGAKITDLVVLVVAADDGIMPQTVEAIKCAQAAEVPIIVAINKIDKIESVTYIERVKRQLVQYGLTTEDWGGTTVAVPISAKTGKGVEELLEMIVLQAQMMDLKAYPSNPAKVFVLESSIEKGYGSVATVMGLEGTLKVGDYFLGESTSGRVRLIINETGDRLSQVGPSVPVKLIGFDKIPSSGEKLEVVVFEKYQKEKDLILNKSAQTVQITPSVDLFATEEKNINLVIKCDTFGTSEAILGTIKELSKKYDKSDFSQVRVIHCSVGDITEKDVDLSVNSQSILIGMNVKVERNAAVLARFNHLEIELHQIIYKFVEYLENLIKSKKKIKITNVKTGSAVVLKVFDIKGKGLITGARVREGSFVREGNVKCLRNGRIVGGGKIVSLQKDKNTVKEVGVGLEFAFFCHDFQDWQVDDIIECFVEKSE is encoded by the coding sequence ATGCGTATTTACGAGCTTGCGAAACAAATGGGTTTATCCAGTAAAGATTTAATTCAACTTTTGGAAAAAGCTGGATTTTCTCCTTATTTGCACATTTCTGTTTTAAAAGAAGATGCATTACTTTATTTGCAAGATCATTTTAATAAAAGTAAAAATTCAAATATTACTCAAGACGATATTGAACAAAAAAAATTGAAAGATAACAAAATTAAAACAACACAAACCGGCTTAGAAAAAAAGCCAAAATCAAAGAAAGCTCTTGTTGAATCAAGTTTAATTGAAGAAAAAAAAGAACCTGAGCCTAAAAAGACTTTAGTAAAAGAACAACCTTTGAAAATTCAACCAATTTCACCAATTCAACAACCTGTTGTTAAAAAAACAGTGGAATTTCAAAAAGAAGAAAAACATTCTGTATTTCCTGAAAAGAAAAAGATGCTTACAGATATTATTATAGACAAAGATATGCCTCTTTTTGAAGCTGCAGATCTTATGGGAAAACTTTCGGGCGACTTGATTTTATCTTTGATGAAAAAGGGTATGGTTTATAATCGAAATTTTGTGCTTTCTGCTGATTTAATAGCGTCGCTTGCAAAAGAATTCGGTTTAAATGTTGTTCTAAAAAACAAATTTGATTCTGCTCAATTTTCTTTAAAATCTGAAATAAAAGAGTCTAATGACTCTGTAAATCGCTGGCCGATTGTTGTAGTTATGGGACATGTTGATCATGGAAAAACAACTCTTTTAGATTTTATTAGAAAGACTCGCGTTGCGGCAAAAGAAAAAGGTGGTATTACTCAACATCTAGGCGCTTATGAAGTTGATTCTGCTCATGGAAAGGTTGTTTTTTTAGACACTCCTGGACATGCGGCTTTTTCGCATATGAGAAGTCGCGGTGCTAAAATAACAGATTTGGTTGTTTTAGTAGTTGCAGCAGATGATGGAATAATGCCGCAAACAGTTGAGGCTATTAAATGTGCCCAAGCGGCAGAAGTTCCTATTATTGTAGCTATAAACAAAATAGATAAAATTGAATCAGTTACTTATATAGAAAGAGTAAAAAGACAGTTGGTTCAGTATGGATTAACAACTGAAGACTGGGGTGGTACTACCGTTGCGGTTCCTATTTCTGCAAAAACAGGAAAAGGCGTCGAAGAGCTTTTAGAAATGATTGTTTTGCAAGCTCAAATGATGGATTTAAAAGCATATCCTTCAAATCCTGCTAAAGTTTTTGTTTTAGAGTCTAGCATTGAAAAAGGTTATGGTTCGGTCGCAACTGTTATGGGTCTCGAGGGAACTTTGAAAGTAGGGGATTACTTTTTGGGTGAATCGACTTCTGGAAGAGTAAGATTGATCATAAATGAAACCGGAGACCGTTTAAGTCAAGTTGGTCCGTCGGTTCCTGTTAAATTAATTGGGTTTGATAAAATTCCATCTTCGGGCGAAAAATTAGAAGTAGTTGTTTTTGAAAAGTATCAAAAAGAAAAAGATTTGATTTTAAACAAGAGTGCGCAAACTGTTCAAATAACACCTTCTGTTGATTTATTTGCTACTGAAGAAAAAAATATAAATTTAGTTATCAAGTGTGATACTTTTGGAACATCAGAAGCCATTTTGGGTACGATAAAAGAATTATCAAAAAAATATGATAAAAGTGACTTTTCGCAAGTTCGTGTAATTCATTGCAGTGTCGGGGATATTACAGAAAAAGATGTTGATTTGTCTGTAAATTCGCAGTCAATTCTTATAGGGATGAATGTAAAAGTTGAACGAAACGCGGCTGTTTTAGCGCGGTTTAATCATTTGGAAATAGAGCTTCATCAAATAATTTATAAATTTGTTGAGTATCTAGAAAATCTTATAAAGTCAAAGAAGAAAATTAAAATTACCAACGTTAAAACAGGATCCGCTGTTGTACTTAAAGTTTTTGATATAAAGGGTAAAGGTCTCATTACAGGAGCTAGGGTTAGAGAAGGTTCTTTTGTAAGAGAAGGAAATGTTAAATGCTTACGAAATGGTAGAATTGTTGGCGGTGGCAAAATTGTAAGCTTGCAAAAAGATAAAAACACCGTAAAAGAAGTCGGTGTAGGATTAGAGTTTGCATTTTTCTGTCATGATTTTCAAGATTGGCAAGTAGATGATATCATTGAATGCTTTGTGGAGAAATCTGAGTAA
- the lpxK gene encoding tetraacyldisaccharide 4'-kinase, whose amino-acid sequence MISLNALWRNLSNKLFSIKNKIINLWDKDEKSLSFFNKIILYFLFIFEFFYKIFFQGFIFWNKNFGKPLKTNFKVISIGNISCGGTGKSVLARYLIENIKAKGAILLRGYKSQNEKTGKSFLVSDGNNIFCKSDFCGDEAFMLASSLKIPVVIGKNRSKSVDLLNNLGCNYLVLDDAYQNFALKKDYEILLLDARNPFGNNHCLPAGPLREKDINRADIIIFTHADEIDDKKRLELKRGIKKQNIFFGKHALSFFMNSEMKRFLIDDFESKRFVAFAGIGSFSGFCRSLEKTKINLVKSIEFEDHHQYSIQEVIKILEISDSLDAFGVITTLKDWVKICNFFSELDPKLLKKIYFLDISFDFLNKEEEILFFNLIKI is encoded by the coding sequence ATGATATCATTGAATGCTTTGTGGAGAAATCTGAGTAATAAACTCTTTAGTATAAAAAATAAAATTATTAATTTATGGGATAAAGATGAAAAGTCTTTATCCTTTTTTAATAAAATAATTCTGTATTTTTTATTTATTTTCGAATTTTTTTATAAAATATTTTTTCAAGGTTTTATTTTTTGGAATAAAAATTTTGGAAAGCCTTTAAAAACAAATTTCAAAGTTATATCTATTGGTAATATTTCTTGTGGGGGCACGGGAAAGTCTGTTTTGGCTAGATATTTGATTGAAAATATTAAAGCTAAAGGGGCTATTCTTTTGCGAGGATACAAAAGCCAAAATGAAAAAACAGGGAAAAGTTTTTTAGTTTCGGATGGCAATAATATTTTTTGTAAATCGGATTTTTGTGGCGATGAAGCTTTCATGCTAGCGTCTTCTTTAAAGATTCCTGTTGTTATAGGTAAAAATCGTAGCAAATCGGTGGATTTGCTAAATAATTTAGGATGTAATTATTTAGTTTTAGATGATGCATATCAAAATTTTGCTCTTAAAAAAGATTATGAAATACTCTTGCTGGATGCTCGAAATCCTTTTGGCAATAATCATTGTCTACCTGCTGGCCCGCTGCGTGAAAAAGATATAAATCGTGCCGATATTATTATATTTACACATGCGGATGAAATTGATGATAAAAAACGCTTAGAGCTAAAACGTGGAATAAAAAAACAAAATATATTTTTTGGAAAACATGCTTTAAGTTTTTTTATGAATTCTGAAATGAAAAGATTTTTAATTGATGATTTTGAATCGAAGCGGTTTGTTGCTTTTGCCGGAATAGGCTCTTTTAGTGGTTTTTGCAGATCGCTAGAAAAAACAAAAATTAATTTAGTGAAATCGATAGAATTTGAAGATCATCATCAATATTCTATTCAAGAGGTAATCAAGATATTAGAGATATCGGATAGTCTAGATGCGTTTGGTGTAATAACAACTCTAAAAGACTGGGTAAAAATCTGTAATTTTTTTTCAGAGCTAGATCCTAAGTTATTAAAAAAAATATATTTTTTAGATATTTCATTTGATTTTTTAAACAAGGAAGAGGAAATTTTATTTTTTAATCTTATTAAAATTTGA
- the atpE gene encoding ATP synthase F0 subunit C codes for MSEAIEVINWVRVAALLGAGLCMGLGALGPALGQGFVGAKACESIAKKPESAGLIMRTMLVAIGIIESAAIYCFVIAILLILLG; via the coding sequence ATGTCTGAAGCTATAGAAGTGATTAATTGGGTCAGGGTAGCGGCTCTTTTAGGCGCGGGATTATGTATGGGGTTAGGAGCGCTTGGTCCAGCTTTGGGGCAGGGTTTTGTTGGTGCAAAGGCTTGCGAATCTATAGCCAAGAAACCTGAAAGCGCCGGATTAATAATGCGCACAATGCTTGTTGCTATAGGAATAATAGAATCTGCAGCTATTTATTGTTTTGTAATAGCAATATTATTGATTCTTTTAGGGTGA
- a CDS encoding F0F1 ATP synthase subunit alpha — protein sequence MRVKDTDLISLFEKSLSSEPQEKLEEVGRVIKVGDGISRVYGLTNAVYGELIEFESGSSGIVLDLDEDFVSVVLLDNNIPVYEQEVARRTGNVLRIPVGEKLVGRVLGATGLPLDSIGELEYTEKVSIEKTAPGIVARKPVSRPFETGITFIDALIPIGKGQRELLVGNRNTGKTTIALDMVLNQKGKDVICIYVSIGHKQSSTAKMVDLFERNGAMDYTIVIDADAKETAVNLYLAPYVGCTIGEYLMNKGKDVLIIYDSLTNHAIAYRELSLLLRRPPGREAYPGDIFYLHSRLLERSCQLSDELGGGSLTAIPIIQTQGDDLTAYIPTNLISITDGQIVLDTNLFNMGIRPAISTGLSVSRVGGAAQTKAMRKVCGSLKLELAQYDSIAAFAQFGSELDKTSQHILDRGKRSIELLKQPVHDHYSFVDQTIFLFLLKDNFLDDLSFEDVKKFAILFASYVREVYFEVYEQINKTQDLDQISQSALRKYAQEFKITFLKK from the coding sequence ATGCGTGTAAAAGATACCGATCTTATATCATTATTTGAAAAATCTTTGAGTTCAGAACCTCAAGAAAAATTGGAAGAGGTTGGAAGAGTTATAAAAGTTGGGGACGGAATCTCTAGAGTTTATGGACTTACCAATGCGGTGTATGGTGAGTTAATAGAGTTTGAATCGGGTAGCAGTGGAATTGTTTTAGATTTAGATGAAGATTTTGTTTCTGTTGTTTTGCTCGACAATAATATTCCTGTTTATGAACAAGAAGTTGCCAGAAGAACTGGAAACGTTTTGCGAATTCCTGTTGGTGAAAAATTAGTAGGCAGAGTTTTAGGAGCAACTGGATTACCTTTAGATTCTATTGGTGAATTAGAATATACAGAAAAAGTATCTATTGAAAAGACCGCTCCTGGAATAGTTGCGCGAAAACCTGTTAGCCGTCCTTTTGAGACGGGTATAACATTTATTGATGCTTTAATACCTATTGGTAAAGGGCAAAGAGAGCTTTTAGTCGGAAATAGAAATACAGGAAAAACTACAATAGCATTAGATATGGTATTAAATCAAAAAGGTAAAGATGTTATCTGTATTTATGTTTCTATAGGACATAAACAATCAAGTACTGCTAAAATGGTAGATCTTTTTGAGCGTAATGGGGCTATGGATTATACAATTGTTATTGATGCTGATGCAAAAGAAACAGCTGTTAATTTATATCTTGCTCCATATGTTGGATGTACGATTGGTGAATACTTGATGAATAAAGGTAAAGATGTTTTGATAATTTATGATAGCTTAACTAATCATGCTATTGCATATAGAGAGCTTTCATTGCTTTTACGTCGACCTCCTGGACGAGAAGCATACCCGGGAGATATTTTTTATTTACATTCAAGACTTTTAGAGAGGTCTTGTCAGCTTTCGGATGAGCTTGGAGGGGGTTCTTTAACCGCCATTCCAATTATTCAAACCCAAGGTGATGATTTGACTGCATATATTCCAACAAATTTGATTTCGATTACAGATGGGCAAATTGTGCTTGATACAAATTTATTTAATATGGGAATAAGGCCAGCTATCAGTACTGGACTATCAGTTTCAAGAGTTGGAGGCGCGGCTCAGACAAAAGCAATGAGGAAGGTTTGTGGTTCTTTGAAATTGGAGCTTGCGCAATATGATTCGATTGCCGCATTTGCTCAATTTGGTTCCGAGCTTGATAAAACAAGTCAGCATATCTTGGACAGGGGAAAGCGATCTATTGAGCTTTTAAAACAACCAGTGCATGATCATTACTCTTTTGTTGACCAAACAATTTTCTTATTTTTATTGAAAGATAATTTTTTAGATGATTTAAGTTTTGAAGATGTTAAAAAATTTGCAATTCTTTTTGCAAGTTATGTTAGAGAAGTTTACTTTGAGGTTTATGAGCAAATTAATAAGACGCAAGATCTGGATCAAATTTCTCAGTCAGCATTGAGAAAATATGCACAAGAATTTAAAATTACATTTTTGAAAAAATAA
- a CDS encoding cytochrome B, translating into MNFVRKVYDWMGEKVHAKYSLFWLLLLTFLESFIFPIPTDPMLILYCIEKPKKSIYFAALSTLVSVAGGLFGYFIGAFMWNIVGQYIINYIISPAAFEAARAKYVAYQMWAVLIAGFTPVPYKAVTLSAGFCHLPVTPFIIFSIIGRGGRFFLVAGAIQIWGAQIKNFIDKHFNKLAVLFVFLVLFFIWLIK; encoded by the coding sequence ATGAATTTTGTTAGAAAAGTATATGATTGGATGGGTGAAAAAGTACATGCAAAATATTCTTTATTTTGGCTTTTGCTTTTAACATTTCTTGAATCATTCATTTTTCCAATTCCAACGGATCCCATGCTCATTTTGTACTGTATCGAAAAACCTAAAAAATCAATTTATTTTGCGGCTCTTTCCACATTAGTTTCAGTTGCTGGGGGTTTATTTGGATATTTTATTGGTGCTTTTATGTGGAACATTGTAGGACAATATATAATTAATTACATTATTTCTCCTGCAGCTTTTGAAGCAGCAAGAGCAAAATATGTAGCATATCAAATGTGGGCAGTATTAATCGCCGGATTCACGCCGGTTCCATATAAAGCAGTTACTCTTTCAGCCGGATTTTGTCACCTTCCAGTAACACCATTTATAATTTTTTCAATAATAGGAAGAGGTGGCAGATTTTTTCTGGTTGCAGGAGCAATTCAAATATGGGGTGCACAAATTAAAAATTTTATAGACAAACATTTCAACAAACTAGCTGTTTTATTTGTGTTTTTAGTCTTATTTTTTATTTGGCTAATTAAGTAA